A section of the Rhizomicrobium sp. genome encodes:
- the eutC gene encoding ethanolamine ammonia-lyase subunit EutC, translated as MSDADEWHALAAFTPARVALGRAGAALPTRRVLEFQLAHARARDAVNAPFDAAALAAALDAICLTTPAADRASYLANPDLGRALSEASRARLERGAYDAALVIADGLSATAIRMHGAGLARAIRDSLPELAWAPTTVVTNGRVAVGDEIAQALGATLAVVAIGERPGLSAADSVGLYLTWRPRPGVTRDAERNCISNVRPDGLAPDEAAHRLAWLARQALKLRATGVSLKEDAPERLTDAGAPD; from the coding sequence GTGAGCGACGCGGACGAGTGGCACGCCCTGGCCGCCTTCACGCCGGCGCGGGTGGCGCTGGGGCGGGCGGGCGCCGCGCTGCCGACGCGGCGGGTGCTGGAATTCCAGCTCGCCCATGCACGGGCGCGCGACGCGGTGAACGCGCCGTTCGATGCGGCGGCGCTGGCCGCAGCGCTGGACGCGATATGCCTGACGACGCCGGCGGCGGACCGCGCGAGCTATCTCGCCAATCCCGATCTCGGACGCGCGCTGAGCGAGGCGTCGCGCGCCCGGCTCGAACGCGGTGCCTATGACGCGGCGCTGGTGATCGCCGACGGGCTGTCGGCGACGGCGATCCGGATGCATGGCGCGGGCCTGGCGCGGGCGATCCGCGACAGCCTGCCGGAGCTTGCCTGGGCGCCGACCACGGTGGTGACGAACGGGCGGGTCGCCGTCGGGGACGAGATCGCGCAGGCGCTGGGCGCGACGCTGGCGGTGGTGGCGATCGGCGAGCGGCCCGGGCTGTCGGCGGCCGATTCGGTCGGGCTCTACCTGACCTGGCGGCCGCGGCCCGGCGTCACCCGGGACGCGGAGCGCAACTGCATCTCCAATGTGCGGCCGGACGGGCTCGCGCCGGACGAGGCGGCGCACCGGCTGGCTTGGCTGGCCCGGCAGGCATTGAAGCTGCGCGCGACCGGTGTCAGCCTGAAGGAGGACGCGCCCGAGCGGCTGACTGACGCCGGCGCACCGGACTGA
- a CDS encoding DoxX family protein translates to MAWLSKFQLQLLSVLRIVTGLLFLEHGLQKTFNFPPMAAAMAAGHAKAMPIIVVAGLIELIGGALVTIGLFTRLAAFICAGEMAVAYWMVHFARGGFFPANNGGDGAILFCFAFLYIAAAGPGPWAVSRSEKI, encoded by the coding sequence ATGGCGTGGCTGTCCAAATTTCAACTGCAATTGCTCAGCGTCCTGCGCATCGTGACGGGGCTCCTCTTCCTCGAACACGGCCTGCAGAAGACCTTCAACTTCCCGCCCATGGCGGCGGCGATGGCGGCGGGTCACGCCAAGGCCATGCCGATCATCGTGGTGGCGGGGCTCATCGAGCTGATCGGCGGAGCGCTGGTCACGATCGGGCTGTTCACGCGGCTCGCGGCCTTCATCTGCGCCGGCGAGATGGCGGTCGCCTATTGGATGGTGCATTTCGCGCGCGGCGGCTTCTTCCCGGCGAACAATGGCGGCGACGGGGCGATCCTGTTCTGCTTCGCGTTCCTCTATATCGCGGCGGCGGGACCGGGGCCCTGGGCGGTGAGCCGGTCCGAGAAGATCTGA
- the aat gene encoding leucyl/phenylalanyl-tRNA--protein transferase, whose amino-acid sequence MHGTPQLTPELLLRAYAEGLFPMAERRDDPDLYWVSPEKRGILPLDRFHVPHRLARTVRADKYEIAFDRAFVDVMRACAATRDETWINAEILRLYTALHATGYAHSVECRLDGALVGGLYGVSLGGAFFGESMFSTARDASKVALVHLAAQLIRGGYVLLDTQFLTAHLSQFGAVEIAREAYLARLNDALNRRGYWLASSGSATAFSVSGASGETGLTGFSGPTTTVSPGAMALQVITQAS is encoded by the coding sequence ATGCACGGCACGCCGCAGCTGACGCCGGAACTGCTTCTTCGCGCCTATGCCGAAGGGCTGTTTCCCATGGCCGAGCGGCGCGACGACCCGGACCTCTACTGGGTGTCGCCGGAGAAGCGCGGCATCCTTCCGCTCGACCGCTTCCATGTCCCGCACCGGCTGGCGCGGACGGTGCGCGCCGACAAATACGAGATCGCCTTCGACCGGGCCTTCGTCGACGTCATGAGGGCCTGCGCCGCGACGCGCGACGAGACCTGGATCAATGCGGAGATCCTGCGGCTCTACACGGCGCTGCATGCGACCGGCTATGCCCATTCGGTGGAGTGCCGGCTGGACGGCGCGCTGGTGGGCGGACTCTACGGCGTCAGCCTGGGCGGCGCGTTCTTCGGCGAGAGCATGTTCTCCACGGCGCGCGACGCCAGCAAGGTCGCGCTGGTGCATCTGGCGGCGCAGCTCATCCGCGGCGGCTATGTGCTGCTGGACACGCAATTCCTCACCGCGCATCTGTCGCAGTTCGGCGCCGTCGAGATCGCGCGCGAGGCCTATCTCGCGCGGCTGAACGATGCCCTCAACCGGAGGGGCTATTGGCTGGCGTCCTCGGGCAGCGCGACGGCCTTTTCGGTGTCGGGCGCGTCGGGCGAGACGGGCTTGACCGGCTTCTCCGGGCCGACGACGACGGTCTCTCCGGGCGCGATGGCTTTGCAGGTCATCACCCAGGCGTCGTAG
- the mlaD gene encoding outer membrane lipid asymmetry maintenance protein MlaD — translation MGNNTVETIIGAIVVAIAAVFLWYTYTATNSGSLGGYEITARMPRVDGLATGTDVRLSGIKVGAISALTLDPKTYLVTLHMDIRKDVPIPDDSSLMVTSSGLLGGSYLSITPGGSDKMLAPGGQITNVQGAIDLMGLLGRFIGGSNGGGQSKPATQPGIPNEHP, via the coding sequence ATGGGCAACAACACTGTCGAGACGATCATCGGCGCGATCGTGGTCGCGATCGCCGCGGTCTTCCTCTGGTACACCTATACGGCGACGAATTCGGGCAGCCTCGGCGGCTACGAGATCACCGCCCGCATGCCGCGGGTCGACGGGCTCGCCACCGGCACCGATGTACGGCTCTCCGGCATCAAGGTCGGCGCCATCAGCGCCCTGACGCTCGATCCCAAAACCTATCTCGTCACCCTGCACATGGACATCCGCAAGGATGTCCCGATCCCCGACGATTCCTCGCTGATGGTCACCTCGTCGGGCCTGCTCGGCGGCTCCTATCTTTCGATCACGCCGGGTGGCAGCGACAAGATGCTTGCGCCGGGCGGCCAGATCACCAACGTGCAGGGCGCCATCGATTTGATGGGCCTGCTCGGCCGCTTCATCGGCGGCAGCAATGGCGGCGGCCAATCCAAGCCCGCGACCCAGCCAGGCATCCCGAATGAGCATCCATAG
- a CDS encoding NADH:ubiquinone oxidoreductase subunit NDUFA12, with protein sequence MSFIRMLYSWWHNATLGTLTTTWFSGVLVGTDSHGNRYYRSRKGNRRWVIYSGLVEASRVPADWHGWLHHTFAEPPTSDPFKTKPWEKDHIPNLTGTAGAYRPDGSLLASGVRPRATGDYQAWKPE encoded by the coding sequence ATGTCCTTCATCCGCATGCTCTATAGCTGGTGGCACAACGCCACGCTGGGAACCCTGACCACGACCTGGTTCTCCGGCGTGCTGGTCGGCACCGATTCCCACGGCAATCGCTATTACCGTTCCAGGAAGGGCAACCGCCGCTGGGTGATCTATTCCGGCCTCGTGGAGGCGAGCCGCGTGCCGGCCGACTGGCATGGCTGGCTGCACCATACCTTCGCCGAGCCGCCGACCTCGGACCCCTTCAAGACCAAGCCGTGGGAGAAGGATCACATCCCCAATCTCACCGGCACCGCCGGCGCCTATCGCCCGGACGGCAGCCTGCTCGCCTCGGGCGTGCGCCCGCGCGCGACGGGCGACTACCAGGCCTGGAAGCCGGAGTAG